In one Mastacembelus armatus chromosome 19, fMasArm1.2, whole genome shotgun sequence genomic region, the following are encoded:
- the mpp2b gene encoding MAGUK p55 subfamily member 2b isoform X3, with the protein MPVATSSSDSAMHQALDTLSDSTSSTTANDLDLIFLKGIMESPVAHERFEEPKLEAVRENNVELVQDILKELSPLTHRSEVAEELVRILKEPHFQSLLETHDSVASKNYETPPPSPCSFMDAALNNQPVPPDAVRMVGIRKVSGEHLGVTFRVENGELVIARILHGGMIDQQGLLHVGDIIKEVNGKEVGNDPKVLQEMLKEASGSVVLKILPSYQEPHTPRQEAGLSFNSGDILQIFNQEDLNWWQACHIEGGSAGLIPSQLLEEKRKAFVKRDLELATTGPLCAGMGGKKKKKMMYLTTKNAEFDRHELRIYEEVAKVPPFRRKTLVLIGAQGVGRRSLKNKLLVSDPQRYGTTIPFTSRKPKVDERDGQMYSFMTRSEMECDIKNGRFLEHGEYDGNLYGTKINSIHEVIETGKICILDVNPQALKVLRTSEFLPYVVFIEAPDFEVLKAMNRSAIESGVVTKQLTDSELKRTVDESERIKRAYGHYFDLCIVNDGLEAAFRSLRLALEKLLMEQQWVPVSWVF; encoded by the exons GCACATGAGCGGTTTGAGGAGCCCAAGCTCGAAGCTGTGAGGGAGAACAATGTGGAGCTGGTCCAGGACATTCTCAAGGAGCTCAGCCCGCTCACACACAGGAGCGAGGTGGCTGAAGAGCTGGTCCGCATCCTGAAGGAGCCCCACTTCCAG TCACTCTTGGAGACTCATGATTCTGTGGCCTCTAAAAACTATGAGACTCCTCCTCCCAGCCCCTGTTCCTTTATGGACGCAGCCCTCAACAACCAGCCTGTTCCCCCGGACGCAGTCAGGATGGTGGGCATCCGTAAGGTGTCTGGTGAGCACCTG GGAGTGACGTTTCGAGTGGAGAACGGCGAGCTGGTGATTGCCAGGATCCTTCATGGAGGCATGATCGACCAACAAGGTCTGCTCCACGTGGGTGACATCATCAAGGAGGTGAATGGCAAGGAGGTGGGCAATGACCCCAAAGTGCTCCAGGAGATGCTGAAGGAGGCCAGTGGCAGTGTGGTGCTAAAGATCCTCCCCAGCTACCAGGAGCCTCACACACCGAGACAG GAGGCAGGGCTAAGCTTCAACAGTGGGGACATCCTGCAGATCTTCAATCAGGAGGATCTCAACTGGTGGCAG GCCTGTCACATAGAGGGAGGCAGTGCAGGTCTAATTCCAAGCCAGCTCCTcgaggagaagaggaaagccTTTGTGAAGAGAGATCTGGAGCTCGCTACCACAG GTCCCCTGTGTGCTGGGATGGGtggtaagaagaaaaaaaagatgatgtaTTTGACCACGAAGAATGCAG AATTCGATCGCCATGAGTTGCGCATCTATGAAGAGGTTGCCAAGGTCCCCCCCTTTAGGAGGAAGACACTGGTTCTGATTGGTGCACAAGGGGTCGGACGTCGCAGTCTGAAGAACAAGCTGCTGGTGTCGGATCCCCAGCGGTATGGCACCACCATCCCCT TCACCTCCAGAAAACCAAAGGTGGATGAGAGAGATGGCCAGATGTACTCCTTCATGACACGCAGTGAAATGGAGTGTGACATAAAAAATGGCCGTTTCTTGGAGCATGGCGAGTACGACGGGAACCTATACGGGACAAAGATCAACTCTATACATGAGGTGATAGAAACGGGGAAGATCTGCATCCTGGATGTCAACCCACAG GCTCTCAAAGTCCTGCGGACATCGGAGTTCCTGCCCTACGTTGTGTTCATTGAAGCACCAGACTTTGAGGTCCTCAAAGCTATGAATAGGTCAGCAATTGAGTCCGGAGTGGTCACAAAGCAGTTAACG GACTCTGAACTAAAGAGGACAGTGGATGAGAGTGAGCGCATTAAGAGAGCCTATGGACATTACTTTGACCTCTGTATCGTCAATGACGGCCTGGAGGCGGCGTTCCGAAGTCTACGATTGGCACTGGAGAAACTGTTAATGGAGCAGCAGTGGGTGCCTGTTAGCTGGGTCTTCTAA
- the mpp2b gene encoding MAGUK p55 subfamily member 2b isoform X1 yields the protein MPVATSSSDSAMHQALDTLSDSTSSTTANDLDLIFLKGIMESPVAHERFEEPKLEAVRENNVELVQDILKELSPLTHRSEVAEELVRILKEPHFQSLLETHDSVASKNYETPPPSPCSFMDAALNNQPVPPDAVRMVGIRKVSGEHLGVTFRVENGELVIARILHGGMIDQQGLLHVGDIIKEVNGKEVGNDPKVLQEMLKEASGSVVLKILPSYQEPHTPRQAFVKCHFDYDPSHDNLIPCKEAGLSFNSGDILQIFNQEDLNWWQACHIEGGSAGLIPSQLLEEKRKAFVKRDLELATTGPLCAGMGGKKKKKMMYLTTKNAEFDRHELRIYEEVAKVPPFRRKTLVLIGAQGVGRRSLKNKLLVSDPQRYGTTIPFTSRKPKVDERDGQMYSFMTRSEMECDIKNGRFLEHGEYDGNLYGTKINSIHEVIETGKICILDVNPQALKVLRTSEFLPYVVFIEAPDFEVLKAMNRSAIESGVVTKQLTDSELKRTVDESERIKRAYGHYFDLCIVNDGLEAAFRSLRLALEKLLMEQQWVPVSWVF from the exons GCACATGAGCGGTTTGAGGAGCCCAAGCTCGAAGCTGTGAGGGAGAACAATGTGGAGCTGGTCCAGGACATTCTCAAGGAGCTCAGCCCGCTCACACACAGGAGCGAGGTGGCTGAAGAGCTGGTCCGCATCCTGAAGGAGCCCCACTTCCAG TCACTCTTGGAGACTCATGATTCTGTGGCCTCTAAAAACTATGAGACTCCTCCTCCCAGCCCCTGTTCCTTTATGGACGCAGCCCTCAACAACCAGCCTGTTCCCCCGGACGCAGTCAGGATGGTGGGCATCCGTAAGGTGTCTGGTGAGCACCTG GGAGTGACGTTTCGAGTGGAGAACGGCGAGCTGGTGATTGCCAGGATCCTTCATGGAGGCATGATCGACCAACAAGGTCTGCTCCACGTGGGTGACATCATCAAGGAGGTGAATGGCAAGGAGGTGGGCAATGACCCCAAAGTGCTCCAGGAGATGCTGAAGGAGGCCAGTGGCAGTGTGGTGCTAAAGATCCTCCCCAGCTACCAGGAGCCTCACACACCGAGACAG GCCTTTGTAAAATGTCACTTTGACTACGACCCATCTCATGATAACCTGATTCCCTGTAAGGAGGCAGGGCTAAGCTTCAACAGTGGGGACATCCTGCAGATCTTCAATCAGGAGGATCTCAACTGGTGGCAG GCCTGTCACATAGAGGGAGGCAGTGCAGGTCTAATTCCAAGCCAGCTCCTcgaggagaagaggaaagccTTTGTGAAGAGAGATCTGGAGCTCGCTACCACAG GTCCCCTGTGTGCTGGGATGGGtggtaagaagaaaaaaaagatgatgtaTTTGACCACGAAGAATGCAG AATTCGATCGCCATGAGTTGCGCATCTATGAAGAGGTTGCCAAGGTCCCCCCCTTTAGGAGGAAGACACTGGTTCTGATTGGTGCACAAGGGGTCGGACGTCGCAGTCTGAAGAACAAGCTGCTGGTGTCGGATCCCCAGCGGTATGGCACCACCATCCCCT TCACCTCCAGAAAACCAAAGGTGGATGAGAGAGATGGCCAGATGTACTCCTTCATGACACGCAGTGAAATGGAGTGTGACATAAAAAATGGCCGTTTCTTGGAGCATGGCGAGTACGACGGGAACCTATACGGGACAAAGATCAACTCTATACATGAGGTGATAGAAACGGGGAAGATCTGCATCCTGGATGTCAACCCACAG GCTCTCAAAGTCCTGCGGACATCGGAGTTCCTGCCCTACGTTGTGTTCATTGAAGCACCAGACTTTGAGGTCCTCAAAGCTATGAATAGGTCAGCAATTGAGTCCGGAGTGGTCACAAAGCAGTTAACG GACTCTGAACTAAAGAGGACAGTGGATGAGAGTGAGCGCATTAAGAGAGCCTATGGACATTACTTTGACCTCTGTATCGTCAATGACGGCCTGGAGGCGGCGTTCCGAAGTCTACGATTGGCACTGGAGAAACTGTTAATGGAGCAGCAGTGGGTGCCTGTTAGCTGGGTCTTCTAA
- the mpp2b gene encoding MAGUK p55 subfamily member 2b isoform X2, which translates to MHQALDTLSDSTSSTTANDLDLIFLKGIMESPVAHERFEEPKLEAVRENNVELVQDILKELSPLTHRSEVAEELVRILKEPHFQSLLETHDSVASKNYETPPPSPCSFMDAALNNQPVPPDAVRMVGIRKVSGEHLGVTFRVENGELVIARILHGGMIDQQGLLHVGDIIKEVNGKEVGNDPKVLQEMLKEASGSVVLKILPSYQEPHTPRQAFVKCHFDYDPSHDNLIPCKEAGLSFNSGDILQIFNQEDLNWWQACHIEGGSAGLIPSQLLEEKRKAFVKRDLELATTGPLCAGMGGKKKKKMMYLTTKNAEFDRHELRIYEEVAKVPPFRRKTLVLIGAQGVGRRSLKNKLLVSDPQRYGTTIPFTSRKPKVDERDGQMYSFMTRSEMECDIKNGRFLEHGEYDGNLYGTKINSIHEVIETGKICILDVNPQALKVLRTSEFLPYVVFIEAPDFEVLKAMNRSAIESGVVTKQLTDSELKRTVDESERIKRAYGHYFDLCIVNDGLEAAFRSLRLALEKLLMEQQWVPVSWVF; encoded by the exons GCACATGAGCGGTTTGAGGAGCCCAAGCTCGAAGCTGTGAGGGAGAACAATGTGGAGCTGGTCCAGGACATTCTCAAGGAGCTCAGCCCGCTCACACACAGGAGCGAGGTGGCTGAAGAGCTGGTCCGCATCCTGAAGGAGCCCCACTTCCAG TCACTCTTGGAGACTCATGATTCTGTGGCCTCTAAAAACTATGAGACTCCTCCTCCCAGCCCCTGTTCCTTTATGGACGCAGCCCTCAACAACCAGCCTGTTCCCCCGGACGCAGTCAGGATGGTGGGCATCCGTAAGGTGTCTGGTGAGCACCTG GGAGTGACGTTTCGAGTGGAGAACGGCGAGCTGGTGATTGCCAGGATCCTTCATGGAGGCATGATCGACCAACAAGGTCTGCTCCACGTGGGTGACATCATCAAGGAGGTGAATGGCAAGGAGGTGGGCAATGACCCCAAAGTGCTCCAGGAGATGCTGAAGGAGGCCAGTGGCAGTGTGGTGCTAAAGATCCTCCCCAGCTACCAGGAGCCTCACACACCGAGACAG GCCTTTGTAAAATGTCACTTTGACTACGACCCATCTCATGATAACCTGATTCCCTGTAAGGAGGCAGGGCTAAGCTTCAACAGTGGGGACATCCTGCAGATCTTCAATCAGGAGGATCTCAACTGGTGGCAG GCCTGTCACATAGAGGGAGGCAGTGCAGGTCTAATTCCAAGCCAGCTCCTcgaggagaagaggaaagccTTTGTGAAGAGAGATCTGGAGCTCGCTACCACAG GTCCCCTGTGTGCTGGGATGGGtggtaagaagaaaaaaaagatgatgtaTTTGACCACGAAGAATGCAG AATTCGATCGCCATGAGTTGCGCATCTATGAAGAGGTTGCCAAGGTCCCCCCCTTTAGGAGGAAGACACTGGTTCTGATTGGTGCACAAGGGGTCGGACGTCGCAGTCTGAAGAACAAGCTGCTGGTGTCGGATCCCCAGCGGTATGGCACCACCATCCCCT TCACCTCCAGAAAACCAAAGGTGGATGAGAGAGATGGCCAGATGTACTCCTTCATGACACGCAGTGAAATGGAGTGTGACATAAAAAATGGCCGTTTCTTGGAGCATGGCGAGTACGACGGGAACCTATACGGGACAAAGATCAACTCTATACATGAGGTGATAGAAACGGGGAAGATCTGCATCCTGGATGTCAACCCACAG GCTCTCAAAGTCCTGCGGACATCGGAGTTCCTGCCCTACGTTGTGTTCATTGAAGCACCAGACTTTGAGGTCCTCAAAGCTATGAATAGGTCAGCAATTGAGTCCGGAGTGGTCACAAAGCAGTTAACG GACTCTGAACTAAAGAGGACAGTGGATGAGAGTGAGCGCATTAAGAGAGCCTATGGACATTACTTTGACCTCTGTATCGTCAATGACGGCCTGGAGGCGGCGTTCCGAAGTCTACGATTGGCACTGGAGAAACTGTTAATGGAGCAGCAGTGGGTGCCTGTTAGCTGGGTCTTCTAA